In Thermoanaerobacterium xylanolyticum LX-11, the genomic window GTTTCCTTCTATGACATCCAATATCTCTTTGAAAAATGAATTAATATCTATATCGACATCATCTGATCTTGATATGACAATATTACCACAGTCTGTAATCCCACCTAAAATACAAACAAACCCTTTTCCTTTGGTGATTATTTGAGACAAAACTCGCAGTTCTTTCATATCTCTATCATTAAAAATTTTTGTCACCAACTTAAAGTTTTTTAAATTTACTGATTCTGCGACTAATTTTTCAGCTTCATATTGAAGTATATTATCTTTTAGTTTAATTAATTCCTTTTTTAGCTCTTTATTTTCATCTAATATTTTATTGACTTTTTCTAATATCTCCTCTTCTTTTGCAGATAGCGATGTTATTAAACTGTTTATGTAATTATTCTTCTTAAGATAATCATTAAACGCCCTAAAGCCACAAACAAATTCGATCCTTAAACCCTTTTTCGTTCTTTCAAATTTTTTTATCTTTACAATTCCTATTTCACCTAAGCTTTTTACATGGGTACCACCACACGGTGAATAGTCAAAGTCTTTAATTTCCACTATTCTTATATTTTCGTCAACTTTAGGCTTTTTTCTTAAGGGTAATTTTTTCAAATCATCGTCTTTTACAAAGTACGAAGTAACAGGTAAATTTAAATATATAAGCCTATTTGTTTCAATCTCAACTTCTTTAAGGTTATCTTCGCTTAAGTTGCTATTGGTCAATGTAATATGTGAGCTATCATCTCCAATGCTAAAGCTATCTGTTTCTGCATTAAATAACTTATAAAATACTGCTGACAGAAGATGCTGACCGCTATGCTGTTGCATATTGTCAAATCTCTTTTCCCAATCTATCTCACAAATTACCAAATCATTTTTAGGAGGTGTCTTCAAAACATGGATGACCTTATCATCTCTTAAAAAGACATTTTCAACTTTTATGCCGTCAATAAATCCACTATCTGCTGGTTGTCCACCGCTTTCAGGATAAAAATACGTCTTATCAAGTATAACTTCACAATATTCATTAGTAACATTAATATCGATGACTTTTGCAGTAAAGGAGTTTTTATAACTGTCATGATAATACAACTTCTCCACCATATAACCTCCTTAAAGTTTAAGACGCATGGACTAGCCATGCGCCTTTTTAATATACCTTTGTTCCGTACAAAGTTCTCACATTTTTAAATTCCTCAATAATCTTTTTCGTAATCTCACCAGGTTTGCCGTTACCGATGACTCTTTTGTCAACTTCAGTTACAGGAATTGCTTCTGCGGCAGTGCCAGTCAAGAAACATTCATCTGCAGTATACACATTGAAAAGTGAAAAATACTTTTCTACAACTGGTATTCCAAGTTTATTTGCTATATCAATGACAGTAGCTCTTGTAATGCCCCCTAAGGCTCCAGCCGCAGATGGTGGTGTGTATAAAATACCGTCAGATACAATAAAAACATTGTCACCTGTACATTCCGCAACATAACCTTCTAAGTTTAATAAAAGAGCCTCTGGATATCCCGCTTTCACGGCTTCAATCTTTGCCAATATATTGTTAAGATAATTTAGAGATTTAATCTGTGGGTCTAATGTTTGAATGGAGTTGCGCCTAAACGTAGATGTGATAATTTTTAGCCCATTTTGGTACATCTCATCAGGATACAATGTAATCTTATCTGCAATGATAACTACTGTAGGCTTTGAACATTTATAAGGATCAAGCCCTAAATCGCCTTTCCCTCTTGAAACAACTAATCTTATGTATGCGTCTTTTAAGTTGTTTCTCCTTACAGTTTCTAAGACTTTATCGGCCATTTCTTCTTTAGAATATGGTACATCTAAAAGAAGTGCCTTAGCCATGTTGTAAAGTCTCTTTAAATGATCATCCAATTTGAAAACAACACCATCATACGCCCTTATCCCTTCAAAAACACCATCTCCATAAAGAAATCCATGGTCAAAAACCGAAACGGCCGCTTTTTCACTGTCTACAAACTCACCATTAAGAAAAACTACAGGCATTATGACTCCTCCTAATCTATCTAAAATATATTATTGTAGATTATACCACTTTGAAATTTTTAAGTCAATTAAACAAAAAGCCCCGAGAGGGACTTTTCGTTAATCTTATTCAGCCTTAATAGCTCCTGTCGGGCATACTGGTTCACATGCACCACAATCTATACATGTATCAGCATCCACTTCGTATTTTCCTGTGCCTTCGTGAATAGCATCTACAGGGCATTCTGCAGCGCAAGCACCACAGCTTATGCATTCATCTGTAATAATATGTGCCATTGTCATATCCCCCCTTTTATGTATACAGTATATAACTTCAAAGGATATTATATAGCATTTATATTAATATGTAAACACTACATAAAAATATAATTTAATTTTTATCCATATTAATGTTAATTATTAGAAAAATGCCTATAAAGCTGTTTAACGTTAAGCATACGGATTATATGAAGAATGCTACTCTGACAATCAAAAAGGCAGAATAGCAATTCTTCATAAAATCTAAGATTTTTTGGACGGAAATTTACAATTTCCACTCTTATGCCACATAAAACAATTAGCGTTTGAGGTTTTTGTTATTAACCTTTCATAATAGTTTATAGCTATTTTTAATAATAATCAATAAATATTAGTAGAATCATATATTTTAGTTTGAGAAATTTACTATTTATATTATTTCAACATATAAAAGTCAATCATTTCTCGCAGTCCCTGTTCAAGACTATACTGAGGTACCCATCCTAAAACTTCAAAAGCTTTTATATTATTTAAATAACTTTGTTCTATTTCGCTTGTCCGGGCAGGTAAATAAATTGGTTTTAAATTCGTATCCATGATGCCATTTATTATTTCAACAAGTTTATTTATAGTTGTACTATTATTTGTACTTATGTTTATTATTTGATTTTCACCTTTATAAAGTGCCAAATAATTAGCATATACAACATCTTTTACATAAACAAAATCTCTAGTTTGATTACCATCTCCAAATATAATAGGTCTATCACCATTAAGCATTTTCCCTATAAAACTTGATATAACACCAGTATTCCCGTTTATATCTTGTCTAATGCCATAAACATTTGAATATCGCAATATTGTGTATTTTAAACCATATAATTTACTATAAATTCTAAGATAAGATTCTCCAGTGTACTTTGATATTCCATAAAATGAAACAGGTTCTAATCTATGTCTTTCATCTAATCCTAGATATAATGGATCCCCATATACAGCTGCTGACGAAGCATATATAATCTTTTTCAAATTATATTTTCTGCAACACTCTAATAAATTAATTGTGCCAAGGATATTTACTTTTGCATCAACTACAGGATCTTTTATTGATTTTTGTATATCAACTTGTGCGGCCTCATGAATTACTAAGTCTAATCTTTCATTATCAAAAACTTGCCAAAGATATTCATCAGTTAAGTCAATTTTATAAAATTTAGCTTTTTTATTTACATATTCAAGCTTTCCGCTTGATAAATTATCTACTACTACAACATCATATCCTTTCTCTATCATAAAATCTACTATATTTGAACCAATAAAACCAGCGCCGCCAGTAATTAAAATTTTCATATAAGGCATCCCTCATTTCACGATATTTTTAATTGACGCTAATTTCCAAAAAGAAGATTATTTATTCTTATTTTAACTTGAATTCGGCAAGTAGCAAGCAAATTAAAAATTCAATTTCCATAAATGTAAAAAAACGGTGTTTTATTATAAGTTTTGCACTTTGATAACTGCATATTTACATTGAAAGAATAAAAGCTATATCGTTTTTTACAGTTAATTTACTCTTTTAAGGTATAGCAAAGCTAACCGTCTACTTGATATGGCGGTTTCTATCATTTGGTATATTTTTTGGTATATCCTATGTGTTTACTATGTTAAGCAAAGTACCATTAGCGCTTTTCGTATATACGTTATCACAGTTTTAAGAAACGGATTATTAGGGTAACGTATATGCCTATAACGCCCTTTCCCAACAAGATTACCAGGTACACTATATAATATCCGCCTTATTGTGGTTATCTCATGATGCTTCATAAACTCTGGCAAGATAGTCCTCTTGAACCAATTGTGGAGATTGTAAGCAATCATTTTGATAAGCAAAAATATTTCGTTGCAAAATTTGTTTCTTTGACTGTTTTGATCAAAAGCAAATCCTTCTTTTAGTTCATCTATTTTGTTTTCAATGTCGCAGCGTTGGTTGTATTCATGAAATATCTCTTCAGGTGTCATGTACTCAATATTTGTTACTATAGCTTGATATTCATATTTGAATTCGTCTATATCCATACAAATCTGCCCTGTTTTGGGCTGTGGCAGTTTTTTGCGTATAATCACAATTCTGCGTGCTTTATCCCATTTAGGCATTTTTGCATATATTTCATTTACACTAAAGGTCTTATCTATTTCAGTCCAAGGATAAAGGTGTTCTCTTTGATTGACGTAGTCTATAAAGCATCTGATCCATGCCTGATTTTTAGCTTTCATTACATATTCATAACCTTTAGATTCAAAATACAGTATATTATCGTAATCAAATGCTCCACGGTCAACGCGTACTCGCTTAATTATCCAATTTTCAGGAAGCTGTTCTTCGCAAGATTTTACAAAATCTAAGAAACCATGATTTGTGTGATGTTTACCTTCTTCAAGAGTAACATTAACAAGTTCATCAGTATTAGCAATAATGCCGATTTTCTCTTTGAAAGATGGTCGACCATGGTACCTTGGATTATAACCTACTGAAGCACCTTCCTGCTCTCCAAATATAGTACAAACTGTATCATCAAAATTCATAATGACTTCACGTTTTGTTCCTTTAGATTGCAAGGAAAGCAAAGTCTTGTTAATAAGTCTTAATTCTTCAAGAGAACTTTCAGGCATGGCTTTAATTAAGTCTCTGCATACTTTTTCGCTGGGAACTTTATGTCCTTTAATTTCTGTGTATGCATTATCATATCTTAGTTGGTCCATGTGAAGAAAGCGAGTATTCCCTTGAATTACAGAATCAATCATAAAGTCAATAATCTCGGCTGGTTGGAAGACAGCATTTGGTGCTTTTTTAAAGGATAATATGCTTGAAAGAATTTTATTAAAACCGATTTTTTCTTTAAATGCTTGGATATAGGTAAAAGTTACATTGTTTGATACTGTAAAATTGTCAAAAGTTGCTGGCAAAATATATTTTGAAAACCCCTTTTCTTTTGTAAGATTAAGTGTTAAACTCATACTATGGAGATTCTCCTTTCTGTTAATGTTTTTGTATGAGGTTTGGAGTAAAAAAATATTTATTAGTTCCAAATGGTGTGAATCCGTCCAAATTAAACCGTGATTTAAAACCATTTGATTTACCACGATCTAAAGAAATAACCATCGGATTTTTCGGTTATATCACAAATGCTTGGTTTGATTGGGATGTATTATTGGAATTGGCAAGAAAGCATAAAGAGTGGATATTTCATATAATCTGGTGGGGAGAAGATTGGCCTAAAGGGATACCAAATAATATTATTTCTTTGGGGCCAATACCACATGAAGATTTACCACATTATTCAGCAAATTGGGATATTGGACTGTTAAATTTTAAAAACACTTATCTAGTAAAATGTTCATGTCCTATAAAAGTATATGAATATTTATGGTTAGGTTTGCCTGTTGTATCTATTGATATACCATATTTAAGAAATTACCCATACGTATATACATGCAATAATATAAATGATTTTGAAAAAAATATAGTTTTAGCCAAAAGACAAAAATTTAATAGGCATTTGGTAGATAATTTTTTACAAAACTATACTTGGAATCACCATTTTCATACAATATTAAGCAATATTGAACAAGGTGATGCCATTGAATAGAATTTTGTTTATTTATAAATATTATTCCTATGGTGGAACTGAATCTGCCATAAAAAACAGAATTTATGGATTAATACAAAAAGGTATATATTCGGACTGTTTATTTTTGACTAAGAAATCTGATGGCATTTTTGAAAATGACACCAATATATATTTTTTAGATTCGAACAATATAAGCAATATAGATAATATATTAAAAAATGATTACAGTGTTATAAGCATAATTGATACACCAGAAGTCTATTCATATATAAAACAAAGAAAAAATAATTTTAAGATTATTAATGAATGCCATACCTCAAATATAGAATATTTAAAATATGTAACTGACATCGATAATAAAGATTCAATTGATGCATTCGTTGTTCCCAGTTATTTTAGTAAAAAATTACTAAAAGAAGTTTTTAAAATAAAAATGCCAGTATATGTAATAAATAATTGTATTGACCGTGAACATGCTTTTTATTTCAGAGACGATTTTAATGAATATTTTATTGAGAATACTGTAAATAATATACCAATACTGTGTTGGATTGGAAGATTAGAAGAAGCCAAAAATCCTATCGAGTTTTTGAAAATTGTAAATCTTTTAAAGAAAAAACATAAAATAAAAGCATGGATTATAGGTGGAAACAAATATAGTCATATGGTTAATGAAGTAATAAGACAAATTTATGAATATGACCTCATAAACATTGTAAAGTGGTTTCCAAGCTTGCCTTATTCTTATATGCCTTATGTTTATTCCGCTATTTCATACTCTAGCGGCTGTTTAGTATCCACTTCACTCAGAGAATGTTACCCAATGATTTTCTTAGAAGCAATGAGTTGCAAATGTCCAGTTATATGCACAAATGTAGGTGGAAATTCAGAAATAATAAAAAATAATGTTACAGGAATAATGTATAATGTCGGTGACATTTTTGGTGCAACAACAGCAATAGAAAAAATATTAAATGATAATAACCTACGCACTAAAATTATAAATAATGCGCTAGAATCCATTAATATAAAAAACAACATTGAAAAATGCACAAAAGATTTCATTGAAATACTGCTAAATATGAATGTTAAATTATAATACTAAAATTATTTTATCTAACAAAATTTCATCAACAAGACAAAAAATTTAAAAAAAACCCCTTGTCAAAAATAAAAACCCATGCTATAATAGGTTCTGTCAGTTGATGCCGAATGGTGTAACGGTAGCACCGGTGACTCTGGATCATCTAGTCTAGGTTCGAATCCTAGTTCGGCAGCCAATATTTGGCCTTATCGTCTAGTGGCCTAGGACATCGCCCTCTCACGGCGAAGACAGGGGTTCGACTCCCCTTAAGGCTACTTCTAAAAGCATCGCTTTAAAAAGCGGTGCTTTTTTTATGTTTAAAGTTATAATTTTAGATAAAAAACACCATTTATTGCATTTAACTATATACAACGCAATAAATGGTGTTTTACAGTTAAAAATTACTTTTCACTCAAAAATTTGTTTATAGATGCTGCGGCTTTTTTGCCGGCCCCCATCGCAAGTATAACCGTTGCTGCACCTGTGACAGCATCGCCACCTGCAAAAACTCCTTTACGACTTGTCTCCAATGTTTCTTCGTTGACTATTATTCCGCCCCATCTTTGCTTGTCAAGCCCTTCTGTTGTGGATGTTATAAGCGGATTTGGACTTTGTCCTATTGCTACAATAACCGTATCTACATCTATTATGTGTTCAGAACCTTTTTCTTCTACAGGTCTTCTCCTTCCTGACTCGTCTACTTCGCCTAAAACCATGTTAACGCATTCGATTCCTTTTACATTGCCACTTTCATCACCAATGATTCTTACAGGGTTTGTCAATAACTTAAATATGATTCCTTCTTCTTTTGCATGGTGTATTTCCTCAAGCCTTGCAGGCATTTCTTCTTCAGATCTTCTATATACGATGTACACTTCTTCTGCTCCCATGCGCTTTGCGGATCTTGCTGCATCCATCGCCACATTCCCACCGCCAACAACGGCAACTTTTTTACCTACTTTTACTGGTGTTGGGCTATTAGGGAAGTCATAAGCTTTCATCAAATTAATCCTCGTCAAAAATTCATTTGCCGAGTAAACTCCATTTAAGTTCTCTCCAGGTATATTCATGAATTTAGGCAATCCTGCGCCTGTCCCTATAAACACTGCTTCATACCCCATGTCGAATAAATCATCAATTGTAAGTATCTTGCCTATGACCATGTTGGTCTCTATTTTTACTCCTAATTTTTTCAACAAATCAATTTCCTTTTGCACTATTTCTTTTGGAAGCCTAAACTCCGGGATGCCGTACATTAAAACACCACCTGGTGTATGAAATGCTTCAAAGATGGTTGTGTCATATCCCATTTTTGCAAGATCACCTGCACATGATAATCCTGCAGGCCCAGATCCTATAACAGCAACTTTTTTGCCATTTGTCGCAGTTATTTCTATTTTATCTTCTTTATTTTTCATGTGCCAATCAGCAGCAAATCTCTCCAGTCTGCCTATGGCTACAGGCTCTCCTTTTTTGCCTCTTGTACATACTGATTCACACTGGCTTTCCTGTGGACATACTCTTCCACATATTGCAGGTAAATTATTTGTCTCTTTTATCTTTTGATATGCTCCTTCAAAGTCCCTATTTGCTATCAGTTTGATAAACTCAGGTATTTTTACGTGAACAGGGCAACCTTCTACACATGGTTGGTTCTTGCATTGAATACATCTTTCGGCTTCTTCTACAGCCATGTTTTCTTCATACCCTAATGCAACTTCTTTGAAATTTTTGTTTCGTACATTTGGTTCCTGTTCAGGCATTTGTACTTTTTTTAGCGACATATTAGCCATTTAAGATGCCTCCTAACTTGCATTCATGTTCATATTTTTCTAATACTTTTTTCTCCATATCTTTATACATATTCTGTCTTCTCATCGCCTCATCGAAGTCTACTTTAAGACCGTCAAATGCCGGACCATCGACACAGGCAAATTTTGTCTCTCCTCCAACTGTAACTCTACAACCACCACACATTCCAGTTCCGTCTACCATTATTGGGTTCATGCTGACCATAGTAGGTATGTTGTATTCTTTAGTTATATTGCATACCATCTTCATCATTATCAGTGGTCCTATCGCAATTACTTCGTCGTATTTGTTGCCTTTCTCTATTAATTCTTTTAATACATCTGTCACAAAGCCTTTGCGGCCTTTCGTACCGTCGTCTGTCGTTATATAAAGGTTTTCACTGACTTTTTTCATTTCGTCTTCTAATATCACGTATTCTGCACTTCTACCACCTATTATGCTATCTACTGATACTTTCATCTCATTTAGCATTTTTACTTTTGGATACAATGGTGCAACTCCAACACCACCGCCGATTGCCAATACTCTTTTAGTATCTTTTGAAAATTCAACCGGTTTTCCCAAAGGTCCTACAAAGTCATGTAATCTATCTCCAACGTTTAACGTACCTAATTTCTTAGTGCTCATTCCGACTTCTTGAAATATTATAGTGATAGTTCCTTTCTCGCCATCGTAATCTGCTATAGTCAAAGGGATGCGTTCACCCTTTTCATCTACTCTCACTATGACAAACTGTCCAGGTTTTGCCTTTTTCGCCATTAGTGGAGCATTTATGACCATCATTTTGACAGTAGGATTCAATTGCTTCTTCTCCAAAATCTCGTTCATTTTTTTCACACCTCCAAAGTTTAGTAATAAATTATGTCTGGCTTTATACCAGACATAATTTTTCACTTAATGATATATTATATATTTATATAACTAATGTCAAATATTTTTACATTAAAAACAACAAATTGTCTAATCATTTAACAAAATCGTAATAAATTTAACAAAACAAGACAATTTTTTATCAAAGTTAAAGAGATTCTAAATAAATCTTTTCAATGACAGATTCAGTAGCCTCAACAGGTGCAATAGATAACAATCCATCCAGGGAAGGAGTTGTTTTAGCAAGTTTCACAAGATTAGGAATATCATCTTTCGTAAACCCAAAATCAGATAACTTTTGAGTGCACCCTACATTAAAAAGCCATTCCTGAACTTTTTCTGCAACATACTCCGCCTCAGCAGGCAGTCCTTTTAAACCAGGAACTATAGGACTATATACATCAGCCAATACTTCTGCTGTAGCTGGATAAATAGCTTTTATAACTGCTGGCAATATTGCTCCAAGTCCTAACCCGTGAGCTATTTCAGGTTTTACAGCACTTAAAGGATGTTCTAAAGCGTGAGTAAGATGTAAAAGGCCATTGTCAAAAGATATACCAGCTAATGCAGAAGCATACAGAAGATAATATCTTGCTACAAGATTTAATGGATCATTTACAGCAGCAGGAAGGTAACGAACAATCAATCTTACTGTTTCCTTAGCCGTAAGAATGCTATATGGAGATGCAACAAGCGTTGTAGCTGCTTCAGTAATATGATTTAAAGCATCAACGGTAACTGCTATCGTCTGCTTTTTGTCAAGCTTTGTCATAAGCGAAGGATCGTCTATAGCATACATAGGGTATAAGCAATCATAAGCTATAGCTGGCTTATAATTTTTCTCTAGTATAGTAGCTACTGCAAATCTATCTACTTCCGTTCCTGTACCATGTGTAAGATTTATAGCTATTATAGGGACAGCCTTATCAGGTATAAATTTCTGCTCGTAAAGTTCTCTTGCATTTTTATCAGTATACTTTAAAAGTACAGCTACGCTTTTGGCAGTATCTATCGGACTACCACCACCAATTCCAATTACAGCTTTTGCTCCAGATTCACGTCCGATTTTTGCTGCTTCATCAATCATATCAACTGTAGGATTTGGACCAACTTTGTCGTAAAGCGAATATTTTAAATCAAGCTCCTCCAATACAGGTTTTACAACATCCCAAGCACCGCTAGTCTTATACGATCCTTTGCCTGTTATAAAAATAACATTATTAATGCCATTAATTTTTAGATTTTCTAATATATCCTTTATCTTATGTATACTGCCAGCACCAAAATAAATCGTATTTTTGCAGCGAAGTTCAAAAATCTTGTTAGGATTAATCTTTGTTTCCCACATTTTTATAACCTCCTATTAGTTAAATTTATAACAAATTTCATATTATATTATAGTTCCTTTCCATCGAATAGTCAAATTCAGTCCTGCAATAAAATTTTCTCTAACAAAAATTAATATAAAAAGACGCATATTACATTAAAAAGAGAAACCACTACAGATTAACAATTTATCTATGAAATTGTTAATCACATTAACGGTTTCTCTTCATCTCCAACCTAAAAATTTATATTTACTTATCAACATCTATATTACAAGAAAATTGTTATGTCCATATTAAGTACACGTTACGTTTATGTTAATTTCTTAAAATATCTTCTACAAGTTCAACGTCAAAACCTGCGTCTATGTAACCTTGCTTTATGATATTATAATACCTTTTGCTTGGTTTTCCTATATCATACCCCGAATTCATTATATATGTCATCGCTTTTATTGATTTGCCTTCGCAAATTGCTTCTACAAATTCTTTTCTATAAAGATCCGGATAATCTTCATATTTATCCAAAGCATCTTCATCTTTCTTTCCTATTTCCCACAAAAGAGACGGAACAAAACTGCCATTTGACTGTTCAATTGTGGCATAAGCAAAACCGTCTTTACCTTTGAATACCAGTTTCCAATTTTCGATTATGGCAGGGCCAATTAATTGTGCATTTGGGCATCTTTTCATCATTTCTGTAAAATTCATATTGCTGCCATATGCCAAATAAAGCTTTCCCATAGGTTCATCTCCTAATTAAATTTACCATAAAAATTATATTTAAACAAAAGTAAGAGAACAGAATATCCTCTTACTTTTGTTTAATGCTTTCAATATACTTTATGGCTTTTTCTATCCTTTCAACAGTCTTTTCTTTGCCCAATAGTTCCATTATATCAAATAAACCTGGTCCAAACGTTCTGCCAGATATAGCAAGTCTTGTCGGGTGAAACAAATCACCACTTTTTATGTTCAGCCTTTCTATCAAATCCCGGTAGGCATTTTCAGTTTCAATCAAATTAAAATCATCTACTGCCTTGAGTGCTTTGATGGCTTCTCTAAGTATGTTTTCGACTCCATCTTTTTCAAAATACTTTTTAACGCCTTTTTCATCGTATAAAAAGTCATCTTTGAAGTAGTATGACATGGCATCAGCTATTTCGCTTAAAGTCTTTTCCCTTTCTCTTACAGCACTTACAATCTTTCTTATATAATCATAATCGTATTCATCACCTATTAATCCCTTGCTAATCAAAAACGGTATGACTTCTTTTGTCAACCTATCTATATCACAATCTCTTATGTAAATGCCATTTAGCCAAGTAAGCTTTTTTGTATCATATATAGCTGGATTTTTAGATACCCTATCTAAAGTAAATTCTCTTACACTTTTTTCTGTTGTAAACACTTCTTCACCATCTGACGGAACCCATCCTAAAAGTGTGATATAGTTTATGATTGCCTCAGGCAAGTATCCTAAATCTCTAAACTCCTGCACAGACGTAGCCCCATGCCTTTTGCTGAGTTTACTTCTGTCAGGCGCCAATATCATCGAAACGTGTGCAAATTCTGGTTTTTCAAATCCTAATGCTTCGTATATAAGAATTTGCTTAGGAGTATTTGATAAGTGCTCCTCTCCTCTTATTATATGGCTTATCTCCATATCATAATCATCTATTACCGTTGCAAAATTGTATGTAGGCATATTATCCGACTTCATTATGATAAAATCATCAAACGTTGAATTGTCAAACTCAACATCTCCTCTGATTATATCGTGCACTACCGTTTTTCCTTCCTTTGGCACTTTCAGACGTACGACGTATTTTTTGCCTTCATCCATGTACTTTTTTACTTCGTCAGGCGATAAATTCCTACATTTGCCTGTATACATAGATGGTTTTCCAGCCTTTTGCGCTTCGCTTCTCATTATATCAAGCTCTTCTTTTGTACAAAAACAATAATAAGCTTTGCCTTGTATTACCAGTTCATCAGCATACTTTTTATACATCTCAAGTCTTTTTGACTGGTATAAAGGCCCTTCATCCCAATCGATGCCAAGCCACTTAAGTCCGTCTAATATGGCCTTCATCGAGTCACCAGTTGAACGCTCTAAATCTGTATCATCAACTCTTAAAATTAACTTTCCATTGTTGTGCCTTGCAAAAAGCCAATTAAATAACGCTGTTCTGGCACCGCCAATATGTAAATTGCCTGTTGGGCTTGGTGCAAACCTAACTCTAACATCTTTCATATAAACATCCCTTTCCAGCTGTCTATTGGATTTAAAACTAATTTAGATTATACTTTAATATATAATATTTTTCAACAATTGCACATAATATATGGTTACACGACATTAATATTTTAAGGAGGCTCAAAATGAAGGATATAATCGTAAATTTGTTAAAAGAACGTGGAGTAGATATTGAAGACATGGCTAAACTTGTATTAGAGCTTCAAAAAAAGTATTACGATCTAACTATGGATGAGGCAATAGAAAGCTTAAATGCAGTTTTAGACAAAAGAGAAGTTCAAAATGCCGTATTGACAGGCATAACCCTTGACAAACTTGCAGAGAAAAACATGTTAGAAGAACCA contains:
- a CDS encoding alanyl-tRNA editing protein — translated: MVEKLYYHDSYKNSFTAKVIDINVTNEYCEVILDKTYFYPESGGQPADSGFIDGIKVENVFLRDDKVIHVLKTPPKNDLVICEIDWEKRFDNMQQHSGQHLLSAVFYKLFNAETDSFSIGDDSSHITLTNSNLSEDNLKEVEIETNRLIYLNLPVTSYFVKDDDLKKLPLRKKPKVDENIRIVEIKDFDYSPCGGTHVKSLGEIGIVKIKKFERTKKGLRIEFVCGFRAFNDYLKKNNYINSLITSLSAKEEEILEKVNKILDENKELKKELIKLKDNILQYEAEKLVAESVNLKNFKLVTKIFNDRDMKELRVLSQIITKGKGFVCILGGITDCGNIVISRSDDVDIDINSFFKEILDVIEGNGGGNQKICQGSGKVEKVGLALDKAVNLISKY
- the ilvE gene encoding branched-chain-amino-acid transaminase, with amino-acid sequence MPVVFLNGEFVDSEKAAVSVFDHGFLYGDGVFEGIRAYDGVVFKLDDHLKRLYNMAKALLLDVPYSKEEMADKVLETVRRNNLKDAYIRLVVSRGKGDLGLDPYKCSKPTVVIIADKITLYPDEMYQNGLKIITSTFRRNSIQTLDPQIKSLNYLNNILAKIEAVKAGYPEALLLNLEGYVAECTGDNVFIVSDGILYTPPSAAGALGGITRATVIDIANKLGIPVVEKYFSLFNVYTADECFLTGTAAEAIPVTEVDKRVIGNGKPGEITKKIIEEFKNVRTLYGTKVY
- a CDS encoding DUF362 domain-containing protein — encoded protein: MAHIITDECISCGACAAECPVDAIHEGTGKYEVDADTCIDCGACEPVCPTGAIKAE
- a CDS encoding NAD-dependent epimerase/dehydratase family protein; translation: MKILITGGAGFIGSNIVDFMIEKGYDVVVVDNLSSGKLEYVNKKAKFYKIDLTDEYLWQVFDNERLDLVIHEAAQVDIQKSIKDPVVDAKVNILGTINLLECCRKYNLKKIIYASSAAVYGDPLYLGLDERHRLEPVSFYGISKYTGESYLRIYSKLYGLKYTILRYSNVYGIRQDINGNTGVISSFIGKMLNGDRPIIFGDGNQTRDFVYVKDVVYANYLALYKGENQIINISTNNSTTINKLVEIINGIMDTNLKPIYLPARTSEIEQSYLNNIKAFEVLGWVPQYSLEQGLREMIDFYMLK
- a CDS encoding IS1380-like element ISTps2 family transposase yields the protein MSLTLNLTKEKGFSKYILPATFDNFTVSNNVTFTYIQAFKEKIGFNKILSSILSFKKAPNAVFQPAEIIDFMIDSVIQGNTRFLHMDQLRYDNAYTEIKGHKVPSEKVCRDLIKAMPESSLEELRLINKTLLSLQSKGTKREVIMNFDDTVCTIFGEQEGASVGYNPRYHGRPSFKEKIGIIANTDELVNVTLEEGKHHTNHGFLDFVKSCEEQLPENWIIKRVRVDRGAFDYDNILYFESKGYEYVMKAKNQAWIRCFIDYVNQREHLYPWTEIDKTFSVNEIYAKMPKWDKARRIVIIRKKLPQPKTGQICMDIDEFKYEYQAIVTNIEYMTPEEIFHEYNQRCDIENKIDELKEGFAFDQNSQRNKFCNEIFLLIKMIAYNLHNWFKRTILPEFMKHHEITTIRRILYSVPGNLVGKGRYRHIRYPNNPFLKTVITYIRKALMVLCLT
- a CDS encoding glycosyltransferase family protein encodes the protein MRFGVKKYLLVPNGVNPSKLNRDLKPFDLPRSKEITIGFFGYITNAWFDWDVLLELARKHKEWIFHIIWWGEDWPKGIPNNIISLGPIPHEDLPHYSANWDIGLLNFKNTYLVKCSCPIKVYEYLWLGLPVVSIDIPYLRNYPYVYTCNNINDFEKNIVLAKRQKFNRHLVDNFLQNYTWNHHFHTILSNIEQGDAIE
- a CDS encoding glycosyltransferase family 4 protein: MNRILFIYKYYSYGGTESAIKNRIYGLIQKGIYSDCLFLTKKSDGIFENDTNIYFLDSNNISNIDNILKNDYSVISIIDTPEVYSYIKQRKNNFKIINECHTSNIEYLKYVTDIDNKDSIDAFVVPSYFSKKLLKEVFKIKMPVYVINNCIDREHAFYFRDDFNEYFIENTVNNIPILCWIGRLEEAKNPIEFLKIVNLLKKKHKIKAWIIGGNKYSHMVNEVIRQIYEYDLINIVKWFPSLPYSYMPYVYSAISYSSGCLVSTSLRECYPMIFLEAMSCKCPVICTNVGGNSEIIKNNVTGIMYNVGDIFGATTAIEKILNDNNLRTKIINNALESINIKNNIEKCTKDFIEILLNMNVKL